A window of the Polaribacter sp. HaHaR_3_91 genome harbors these coding sequences:
- a CDS encoding FecR family protein yields the protein MEFFLIIKKINNTLSEEEKIAFDKWYSESEKHRAYFKSVQENKNSKKYLFDKEKNWKAIKGKANIKKKTTWKYYAAAASIALLFSISYLFNPINEKVNTTEITTDVGYNNKAILTLDDGKEILLSKDHKIENALFKSEDKSIAYKKANTKQSEEIATQPEIIYNYLTTKKGGEFSLTLADGTKVWLNSESKLKYPVSFIKGQPRTVELIYGEAYFEVSSSKKNSGDGFNVLNSLQRVSVLGTHFNVKAYPEDHLITTSLIEGKVLVENNEKIKMYLEPNEEITLNVLTLEMQKKEVNAKEKISWVKGYFSFDNTSLLEITKTLSRCYDVDISFEDEKIKDLRFNGVLSKKQDIKFVLDAIINTTDITYEIENRKIKFRK from the coding sequence ATGGAATTTTTCTTAATAATAAAAAAGATAAATAATACGCTTTCTGAAGAGGAAAAGATAGCGTTTGATAAATGGTATTCAGAATCAGAAAAACATAGAGCGTATTTTAAAAGTGTACAAGAAAACAAGAATTCTAAAAAATACCTTTTTGACAAAGAAAAGAATTGGAAAGCAATAAAAGGGAAAGCTAACATCAAAAAGAAAACAACTTGGAAATATTATGCAGCAGCAGCTTCCATTGCATTATTGTTTTCAATATCTTATTTATTTAATCCTATTAATGAAAAAGTAAATACTACGGAAATAACTACTGATGTAGGTTATAATAATAAAGCAATATTAACTTTAGATGATGGTAAAGAAATTCTTCTTTCTAAAGATCATAAAATAGAAAACGCTCTTTTTAAAAGTGAAGATAAAAGTATTGCGTATAAGAAGGCTAATACAAAGCAATCTGAAGAAATTGCAACACAACCCGAAATTATCTATAACTACCTAACAACTAAAAAAGGGGGAGAATTCTCTTTAACCTTAGCAGATGGAACTAAAGTGTGGTTAAATTCAGAATCTAAACTTAAATATCCGGTAAGCTTTATAAAAGGACAGCCAAGAACTGTAGAACTAATTTATGGAGAAGCTTATTTTGAAGTTTCATCTAGTAAAAAGAATTCAGGAGATGGTTTTAATGTTTTAAATTCTTTACAAAGGGTATCTGTTTTAGGAACACATTTTAATGTAAAGGCATATCCAGAAGATCATTTAATAACAACAAGCTTAATAGAAGGTAAAGTTTTGGTTGAAAATAACGAAAAAATAAAAATGTATTTAGAACCTAATGAAGAGATAACTTTAAATGTTTTAACATTAGAAATGCAAAAGAAAGAGGTAAATGCAAAAGAAAAAATTTCTTGGGTAAAGGGGTATTTTAGTTTTGATAACACTTCTTTGTTAGAAATTACAAAAACACTTTCTAGATGTTATGATGTTGACATCTCTTTTGAAGATGAAAAAATAAAAGATTTAAGATTTAATGGAGTTTTGAGTAAAAAACAAGACATAAAATTTGTCTTAGATGCAATTATAAATACAACAGATATAACTTATGAAATAGAAAATAGAAAAATTAAATTTAGAAAATAA
- a CDS encoding RNA polymerase sigma-70 factor: protein MNNHLLIAQIKKKDTVAFKKCYDLFFQDLVVSANRYVSDFSVSEDIVQEVFVYIWEHSEKIEIKTSLKAYLLVMVKNRCLNHLKSIKITDNQDYIEYSRSLIDRVEILNFTEENNTLYLKVLAIVDEMPLKMQKIFKLKFIEDYKYNEIAEELNISLNTVKTQLKRARVKINNSLMIMLFCLIIINDFLLLLI, encoded by the coding sequence ATGAATAACCATCTTTTAATAGCGCAAATAAAAAAGAAAGATACCGTTGCTTTTAAAAAATGTTATGATTTATTTTTTCAAGATTTAGTGGTTTCTGCAAATAGATATGTATCAGATTTTTCAGTTAGTGAAGATATTGTTCAAGAAGTATTTGTTTATATCTGGGAACACTCAGAAAAGATAGAAATTAAAACATCACTAAAAGCTTACTTACTTGTGATGGTTAAAAATAGGTGTTTGAATCATTTAAAATCTATAAAAATAACCGATAACCAAGATTATATAGAGTATAGTAGGTCTTTAATTGATCGTGTAGAAATACTTAATTTTACAGAAGAAAATAATACTCTTTATTTAAAGGTTTTAGCAATTGTAGATGAAATGCCTTTAAAAATGCAAAAAATTTTTAAATTAAAATTTATAGAGGATTATAAGTATAATGAAATTGCCGAAGAGCTAAATATTTCTCTAAATACGGTGAAAACACAGTTAAAAAGAGCTCGAGTTAAGATTAATAATTCTTTAATGATTATGTTGTTTTGCTTAATAATTATCAACGATTTTCTCTTATTGTTGATTTAA
- a CDS encoding M56 family metallopeptidase, producing the protein MINYILQVILFQVLFLAIYDFFLSRETFFTKNRWYLISTPIVSFILPFIKIPTFQKAVPEEFIIYLPEIVLSPEKVIQDVIQETSLYQSINYVNLLFWFGFSLFLILFLIKLFKITNLIRKYEVVKKANYTLVIIPNQTKAFSFFNFIFLGKEIPISQQAQIIAHELVHSNQKHSLDLLFFEFLKIMMWFNPMIFIYQKRITLIHEYISDEVAAKSETKEIYINNLLSNFFQVENIAFVNQFYKKTLIKKRIIMMKKKQSKKMNQLKYLVLIPVLASMLFYTSCVENEVKEDVVAKKELQTRYFELKEGVKATKGEKETYLDSYFGSGIPEGIEVSSSDLTVEEREEYDKIMNRFNSVKFEKYSSMHELKIYKKKNGRKTLATIVDFSKIKKDSNAEFVETEDVSFMVIDKVPTFPGCESGDKACFSKEVQKHFSRNFNADLPNQLGLEAGRKRIFIGFKIDKEGNVVDVNARAPHKDLKEEVISVMNSLPKMIPGEHEGKKVGVKYSIPVSIIVN; encoded by the coding sequence ATGATCAATTATATTCTACAAGTCATATTATTTCAAGTATTGTTTTTGGCTATTTATGATTTCTTTCTAAGCAGAGAAACCTTTTTTACTAAAAACAGATGGTATTTAATTAGTACACCAATTGTATCTTTCATTTTACCTTTTATTAAAATTCCTACGTTTCAAAAAGCGGTTCCAGAAGAGTTTATTATTTATTTACCAGAAATCGTTTTATCACCAGAAAAAGTAATTCAAGATGTTATTCAAGAAACGAGTTTGTATCAATCTATAAATTATGTAAACCTTTTATTTTGGTTTGGATTCAGTCTTTTTTTGATACTTTTTTTAATAAAACTGTTTAAAATAACAAACCTAATTAGAAAATACGAAGTTGTAAAAAAAGCGAATTACACTTTAGTTATAATACCAAATCAAACCAAGGCATTTTCTTTTTTCAACTTTATTTTTTTAGGAAAAGAAATTCCAATTTCTCAACAAGCACAAATTATAGCACACGAACTAGTGCATAGTAATCAAAAGCACTCTTTAGATTTATTATTCTTCGAATTTTTAAAAATAATGATGTGGTTTAATCCAATGATTTTTATTTATCAAAAGAGAATAACACTCATTCACGAATATATTTCTGACGAAGTAGCGGCAAAGTCAGAAACAAAAGAAATTTATATTAATAACTTATTATCCAACTTTTTTCAAGTTGAAAACATTGCCTTTGTGAACCAATTTTATAAAAAAACCTTAATCAAAAAAAGAATTATTATGATGAAAAAGAAACAATCAAAAAAAATGAATCAACTAAAGTATTTGGTATTAATTCCGGTATTGGCGAGTATGTTATTTTACACTTCTTGTGTAGAAAATGAAGTAAAAGAAGATGTTGTTGCAAAAAAGGAATTGCAAACTAGATATTTTGAACTTAAAGAAGGAGTAAAAGCTACCAAAGGTGAAAAGGAAACGTACTTAGATTCTTATTTTGGATCTGGAATTCCAGAAGGAATTGAAGTTAGTTCGAGTGATCTAACTGTTGAGGAAAGAGAGGAATACGATAAAATTATGAACAGATTTAATTCTGTAAAGTTTGAAAAATATTCTTCTATGCATGAACTTAAAATTTATAAAAAGAAAAATGGAAGGAAAACATTAGCAACAATTGTTGATTTTTCTAAAATAAAAAAAGATAGTAATGCTGAATTTGTAGAAACAGAAGATGTTTCATTTATGGTTATCGATAAAGTACCAACTTTCCCTGGGTGTGAATCTGGTGATAAAGCTTGTTTTTCTAAAGAAGTTCAAAAACATTTTTCTAGAAACTTTAATGCAGATTTACCAAATCAATTGGGTTTAGAAGCAGGCAGGAAAAGGATTTTTATAGGTTTTAAAATTGACAAAGAAGGAAATGTAGTAGATGTAAATGCAAGAGCACCGCATAAAGATCTTAAGGAAGAAGTTATTTCGGTAATGAATTCGTTGCCTAAAATGATTCCTGGTGAACATGAAGGTAAAAAAGTAGGTGTAAAATATTCAATTCCGGTTTCAATAATAGTAAATTAA
- a CDS encoding BlaI/MecI/CopY family transcriptional regulator → MSKQLTKAEEQIMQVLWTLEEASVKEVIEKLPEPKPAYNTVSTIIRILETKEFVGHKPVGRGFLYFPIIEKETYSNQSLHKLMNGYFDGSFKSMVSFFVKENKMDVSELESILKEVNKKE, encoded by the coding sequence ATGAGCAAACAATTAACAAAAGCAGAAGAGCAGATAATGCAAGTTTTATGGACGTTAGAAGAAGCCTCTGTAAAAGAAGTTATCGAAAAATTACCAGAACCCAAACCTGCATATAATACCGTTTCTACAATTATTAGAATTTTAGAAACTAAAGAATTTGTTGGTCATAAACCTGTCGGTAGAGGTTTCTTATATTTTCCAATAATAGAAAAAGAAACCTACAGCAACCAAAGTTTACACAAATTAATGAATGGTTATTTCGATGGTTCATTTAAAAGTATGGTTTCCTTTTTTGTAAAAGAAAATAAAATGGATGTTTCTGAATTAGAATCTATTTTAAAGGAAGTGAATAAGAAAGAGTAG
- a CDS encoding DUF456 domain-containing protein yields MDIFLFLLGFLFVCLGIIGAFLPILPGPLTSWVGLLLLHSTKIIPMDWTFLGITLAVAILIWILDYFIPGVGTKRFGGTKYGVYGTTIGLFIGLFSPIPFGMLIGAFLGAFIGELLYDSKDTNRALKASFGAFLGFLASATIKFSIAAIYFVLFIIQFWKFKGSFF; encoded by the coding sequence ATGGATATATTTTTATTCCTATTAGGATTCCTTTTTGTATGCTTAGGCATTATTGGCGCTTTTTTACCCATTTTACCCGGACCTTTAACAAGTTGGGTAGGTTTACTTTTATTACATTCCACTAAAATAATTCCGATGGATTGGACTTTTTTAGGAATTACATTAGCCGTGGCCATTTTAATTTGGATTCTCGATTATTTTATACCAGGAGTGGGCACAAAACGTTTTGGCGGCACAAAATATGGAGTTTACGGTACTACAATTGGCTTATTTATCGGCTTGTTCTCTCCTATTCCGTTTGGAATGTTAATTGGTGCTTTTTTAGGTGCTTTTATAGGGGAATTACTTTATGATAGCAAAGACACAAACCGAGCTTTAAAGGCTTCTTTTGGAGCGTTTCTTGGTTTTTTAGCTTCTGCAACTATTAAGTTTTCTATAGCCGCTATCTATTTTGTGCTATTTATAATTCAGTTTTGGAAATTTAAAGGAAGCTTTTTTTAA
- the lysS gene encoding lysine--tRNA ligase — MQLSEQEVVRREKLVKLRALGINPYPADLYPIDSNSAKIKQDYAEGKKVIIAGRLMSINIQGKASFAQLQDGEGRIQVYFNRDEICTGEDKTLYNDVFKKLLDLGDFVGIEGELFTTKVGEKTVRVKNFTLLSKSLKPLPLPKVKDGVTYDAFTDPELRYRQRYADLVVNPHVKEVFIKRTKLFNAMRSFFNDAGYFEVETPVLQPIPGGAAARPFITHHNSLDIPLYMRIANELYLKRLIVGGFDGVYEFSKNFRNEGMDRTHNPEFTAMEIYVSYKDYNWMMDFAEQLLEHCAIAVNGTSEATFGEHKIDFKAPYARVTMADSIKHFTGFDITGKTEDEIRAAAKGMNIPVDETMGKGKLIDEIFGEKCEGNYIQPTFITDYPKEMSPLCKEHRDNPELTERFELMVCGKEIANAYSELNDPIDQRERFEHQLKLAQKGDDEATEFIDEDFLRALEYGMPPTSGMGIGMDRLIMFLTNNQSIQEVLFFPQMRPEKKATAVELNADEKAVLAIVTKAEKIDLNDLKVKSGLSNKKWDKTIKGLTKHKVAKVTKTDEGLFVEIA, encoded by the coding sequence ATGCAATTATCAGAACAAGAAGTTGTACGTAGAGAAAAGCTCGTAAAATTACGTGCTTTAGGCATCAATCCTTATCCTGCAGATTTATATCCAATAGATTCAAATTCAGCAAAGATAAAGCAAGATTATGCTGAAGGAAAAAAGGTAATTATTGCTGGTAGACTAATGTCTATTAACATACAAGGAAAAGCTTCTTTTGCACAATTACAAGACGGAGAAGGTAGAATACAAGTGTATTTTAACCGTGATGAAATTTGTACTGGTGAGGATAAAACCTTGTACAATGATGTTTTTAAAAAATTACTAGATTTAGGTGATTTTGTAGGGATTGAAGGAGAATTATTTACCACTAAAGTGGGAGAAAAAACAGTACGAGTTAAGAACTTTACATTATTAAGTAAGTCTTTAAAACCATTGCCTTTACCAAAAGTAAAAGACGGTGTTACTTATGATGCTTTTACAGATCCTGAATTACGTTACAGACAACGTTATGCAGATTTAGTGGTAAACCCACACGTAAAAGAGGTGTTTATAAAAAGAACAAAATTGTTTAACGCAATGCGTTCTTTCTTTAATGATGCTGGTTATTTTGAAGTTGAAACTCCGGTTTTACAACCAATTCCTGGAGGTGCAGCAGCAAGACCTTTTATAACGCATCACAACTCGCTAGATATTCCGTTATATATGAGAATTGCTAATGAATTGTATTTAAAAAGATTAATTGTTGGTGGTTTTGATGGTGTGTATGAATTCTCTAAAAACTTTAGAAATGAAGGAATGGACAGAACTCATAACCCAGAATTTACAGCCATGGAAATCTATGTATCTTACAAAGATTACAATTGGATGATGGATTTTGCAGAGCAACTTTTAGAGCATTGTGCTATAGCTGTAAACGGAACTTCTGAAGCTACTTTTGGTGAACACAAAATAGACTTTAAAGCGCCTTATGCCAGAGTTACCATGGCAGATTCTATTAAGCATTTTACTGGTTTTGATATTACTGGTAAAACAGAAGATGAAATTAGAGCTGCTGCAAAAGGCATGAATATTCCTGTGGATGAAACAATGGGGAAAGGAAAGTTAATTGATGAAATTTTTGGTGAAAAATGTGAAGGAAACTACATTCAGCCAACTTTTATTACCGATTATCCTAAAGAGATGTCTCCACTTTGTAAAGAACACAGAGACAACCCAGAATTAACAGAGCGTTTTGAGTTAATGGTTTGTGGTAAAGAAATTGCCAACGCATATTCTGAATTAAATGACCCAATTGACCAACGTGAGCGTTTTGAGCACCAATTAAAATTAGCTCAAAAAGGAGATGATGAAGCAACTGAGTTTATTGATGAAGATTTCTTAAGAGCGTTAGAATACGGAATGCCTCCAACATCTGGAATGGGAATTGGAATGGACCGTTTAATTATGTTTTTAACCAACAACCAATCTATACAAGAAGTTTTATTCTTCCCTCAAATGAGACCAGAGAAAAAAGCGACTGCAGTAGAATTGAATGCTGATGAAAAAGCTGTTTTGGCAATTGTTACCAAAGCCGAAAAAATAGATTTAAACGACTTAAAAGTAAAATCTGGTTTGTCTAACAAAAAATGGGATAAAACCATTAAAGGTTTAACAAAACATAAAGTTGCAAAGGTTACTAAAACAGACGAAGGTTTGTTTGTTGAAATTGCATAG